Part of the Arvicanthis niloticus isolate mArvNil1 chromosome 3, mArvNil1.pat.X, whole genome shotgun sequence genome is shown below.
CAGCACTGACCATTCCAACCTGCAGCCCTACTTCAGCCGCTGCAACTCTGTGCGTGTGGACAGTGGCTGCTGGATGCTCTATGAGCAGCCCAACTTCACAGGCTGCCAGTACTTCCTGCGTCGCGGGGACTACCCTGACTACCAGCAGTGGATGGGTTTCAGTGACTCCATCCGCTCCTGCCGCCTCATCCCCCACGTGAGTCTAGATTCTCATCAAGACTGAGGCACTGAGGACCCTGACTGCAGTTGCCAGTATAAGGTTAAATGTTCGAAGTAGAGCTGAGCCtagttggaaaaaaaatccataactAGAATTGATTAGATCAATAGTTCCACGACGTCCAAAAAGCAAAGTGCTACCCGGTTAAAAATTGGTCCATAAGTATTTGTGGAGTAAGAACCCTTTGGCTGCAAGGGGGCTGTATGAAATCTGAGTCCTGTCTTGCAATCATTTAGGATGGAAAAATAGAATGACTAAATATGCTATACTGTGGCTACTGAACACAGCAGTAATATGTTTCaagtctccttcctctttttgtcCCGTACGTGCATATCCTGGGCTTCCTCCATCTAATCCAGTCAAAGTCCTTTCAACACAAAGCAATACAGATGTTTTACAGCTGAAAAATGGTCCTTGGGCTTACTGATTTtatctttctcccccccccccggtatatttataaattattaccTATATAGTCATTGTTGTCTGATACTTAagataatgaatattttaatatatcttaatataaaaacatttccCCCTGATGGCAAACCAAGTAGCAAGAAGCTGTTGAAGGTCATAATTTTGCTCTGGTGCCTGTTTCACCGTGTGCTGCATAGGAGGTGGCTCCGGCCAGCAGGTTCTGAACACATTCACAGTTCCTTCTCCATTTCCTCATCCTTCCTGATCTTAGAACATCCCAGAAGCTGCTCTCGTAGTGATGGGTTTATAAGTAGCTTTAGTTAATTAATGTGTTTATTATCTATTTCAAATGGCTTGACACAGCTGAGGCCGTCCTAAGGCATTAGAATTACTTCATCAGtgtttttctcctgtttctgggcCTGCTAGGCCGGCTCTCACCGGATCAGACTGTACGAGAGGGAGGAGTACAGAGGCCAGATGGTAGAGTTCACTGAGGACTGCCCCTCTCTCCAGGACCGAGTCCACTTCAACGAGATCTATTCCCTCAATGTGCTGGAGGGCTGCTGGGTCCTCTACGAGTTGCCCAACTACCGGGGGCGACAGTACCTGCTGAGGCCCGGGGAGTACAGGCGCTACCACGACTGGGGCGCCATGAATGCCAGGGTGGGCTCTCTGAGGAGAGTCATGGATTTCTATTAAATTGGTTTTTTACTCTACCCTTTCTCCATCTGGaagctaataaaatattttctgtgtgttcCTGGCACtgatttgcttctgtttttttcttttgtcttatctCCTGTTTGCTTATGTTTATTGGTTcagaacagggtctcactatttagcccaTGCTAGCCCCAAACTTGAGATccctgtgtgagtatgtgcatgtgtgcatgtaaatgtatgtgtgatgcatgtacatatgtgtgtgcatgtgtgtgatctgtgcatgtgaatgtggtgtgtgtgcatgtacgtgatgtgtgcatgtgtgtgttgtgggagcatgtgtgtgtgatgcatgtgcatgtgtgtacatgtgtgtgtaatatatgtgcatatgaatgtgtgatgtgtgtgcatgtgaatgtgtgatgCACgtgcatgtatatgatgtatgtatatgtgcaatgtgtgtgcatttgagtgtgtgatatatgtgatatgtgtgcatgtgtgcgatgtatgtgtcatgtgcatgtgagtacatgtgtgtgcatatgttgtgatgtatgtgcatgcatatgatgtatatgcatgtgtgtgcatgtgtgtgcacatgtgtacacatgtgtatgatGTGCTTATATGTGTACAGCCCATACATACAGAGGCTAGAGGTTAACATGGCTGTTACTTGAGAGCCATCTATCTTGGTTCCCTTTAAAACAGGCCTCTTGCTGGCCAGGACTTCAATTCATAGGTCAGAATGATTGGGCAGAGAGGCCCAGAGAGATTCCTCTCTCTGATACCCTGATGCTTGATTTACAGACAGCAGCCATCATGCTgggatttttacatgggttctgagctTCAGACTCAGTCCTCATGATTGCACAGtaagtgagccatctctctagctcaaaCTTAAGATGCTTTTCAACCTTCCCACTGCCacaattacagatgtgcaccaccctGCCAGGCTCATTATTTTACTTAAATgtaagataaattttattttgcacacacacacactataagtGGCAACCAAACTGATAATCAAAAAGAAGATTCTCACAACAGAAATACACCACCATACAAGGAGAGCTTTACTATTTATAAAACGTCTTTATGGGCTAGAAAGCTGCCTCAGAGGTTAAAGGCACTTTTGCAGAGGAAAAGTcaagttcccagcaccaatatggTGACTCACCattgtttataactccagttccagaggatgcaACACCCTCTCccagcacaggcaggcagatggtacgtgtacacacatgcaggcagaacactcacctaaaataaagcttttaaaaaagtaaaagcaaaataacCCTCATCCCACTATTTCATTTGAGTTTCCAGACTTGAAAAAACATTTTGCCTCCAAATGACTAGGAATCTGTCCTATGTTCAGTTTCTTTGAGGGGTAACCATCTGGAAGCCAAGTTCAAACAGGGTGTCCCCAGCTTTTAAAATCAGGTTTCTGACTCTGGGTACCATAAAGAGTTTCAgagtatgtttttctttattttcttttttatgtggcCAAggattttgcctgaatgtgtgtctgtgtacctctTGCATGACTGGGGCTCACAGAGGCTGTTGGGCCCCCTAGAACCTGAGTTAGAgttgtgaacagccatgtgggaattgaactagATCCTCCTTTgggaatagcagtcagtgctcctaaccactgagccatctctccaggacatTCAGAGAATTCCTGGTTCCCCAAACACTGTATGAAAAGGATGAGTTTGCAGATCTCTGCCAGACTCCCTTTCTGCTGAGGTGGTCACCTGACACAAATGTGGCCATTGAAATGTAAGAGGAATGTACTTAGTAGAAGGGAAAACGTCCCCTTTCCCAACTGAAAGATATATCTCCATTACTTTGATCATCTTACATCTAGAAGGTGACAATTACGAAGGAAGGGACATGAAATTTTTAGAGATGCTGACCTTGATGTCCTCAAAACTCCAATTCAACACCAACAACCTTGAGACTTCTAGTAATGAGGTAAAAATAAACCCGTGTGTGCATAATAAACGCCTCAAGCAGTGTCCCATCGTCTTTAGTTCAATGTACATGTGTACTTGAGATAGAATAAAAACAAGATTTTTGAGAAATTGCCGATTTTCAGTATGGAATTGTGAAACCGTGATAGGTTTCTGGTAAAGCTCTGGCTTAGAGATAGCCCGAgacacaccctctacctgtggaggggctagtaggagcgttgccctacatgactgagtggcgcagatcaaatggaggtcttaaaCCATGTGTCAGGAATCTGGAATCGGGGGCGTGGCAAGATATGTGCggtccctcacaggcaatggacacctgttgggtctccggctatctctaagccagtgctctaccggAGACCAAATCATCCTATCACAGTCCCACATGGAATCAGGGAGATTTACACTAAAGTAATGACATCACACATTTCAGATTCTTACCATGGGATTAATGCAAACAGCCAACAACAGTTGAGTTGTTTTAGGGTGGTGGTGGAGCACccttttaatccagcactcaggaggcagagacagtcagatctctgagtttgaggaaagCCTGGTGTACAaattaagttccaggacagtcagggacacaaagagaaaccctatctcaaagaacaaccaaaaaaaacaaaaaacaaaaaacaaaaaaccaaaacaaaaaaaaaaaaaaaccaacgacaaacaaaaaacaaagaaagaaggaaagaattaaaCTTATAACTTCATCCCTTGTATATACATGCCTATTTACAAAgttatgtatgtttatacaatctgtacatatacaacatacgcacatatgcacacatgctaaCACACTATGCATAAGGTTTTAAGAAACTAAGACCTATATTCATTTATGTTGGTTCTTTCTTTGCCTCTTGCATTTCCTAACTTCTCTTCTGTTGTACTGCTGTTGCAATtgctagttttgttgttgttgttgttgttttaagaaaagaatGTTCTTGTTGATATTCTGCCTCCATGGTGGCCTCTCTCCATCCATAGATACACTGGACCACATAAGAGCCCTGGATCGCTTACAAGAAGTTCCACATGAGGGCCAATGTGTGATCTCTTACGGTCAGATCCAGATGATCATGGTGGCTGGGGCATTTCTCCACGTGGTGCTGGCTACACATTTGGACAAGATATTTCTGAAACATTTAACCATGCCAACAGTTTCACACTGATGTCTCGTGCTCACCACAAGACACCAGTAATGGAAGGATACAACTGGTGCCATGATGGGAATGTGGTCACCATCTTTAGTGCACCCAATTATTGCTACCCCTGTGGAAACCAGGCTGCTATCCTGGAATTAGACAACACTTTAAAGTACTCTCTTCTTCAGTTTGACCCAGCACCTTGTCGTGGAGAGCCTCACGTGACCCGGCGCACCCCAGACTGCTTCCTATAAATCCCTCCCCAGGACCTGTCTTTGTATGTGGAAGTATACCcagcttttaaatatatatatatatatatatatatatatatatatatatatatataacaacagttatctgtgtgtctctgcaacAAATTGTGATATGTCTTGACATTAAACACATCATGGACCAAAACGTGCCATACTAATGATGAGCGGCTAGCAGTCTGAACTTGGTGCACTGTCGCAGAGGAGTCGGCCCAGCAGCTTGCCTGCTGTACTGCAGGAACCATTTTCCTTGACTGGTTACGCAAAAAGGGTCACTGACTGCTTCATCTCCTTTGCGATTACTTGGAAATTTAGTTACAAGTTTAACTGGCATGGATTATGGAGttggagttttatttttaagaacttaCAAGCTGATTGCCACTTAAATtcataactttttattttattgaaatgtatGACTAACTGAAGAAGAGATTCTTGGGAGTATGTTGCCATAACATTAAAGAGATTTCCTTTAAAGTTTCCTAAAGTAAATTACTGTTGGATGTTGATCTGCATATTTCTGTATATTTGTCATGACAGTGCTTGCATCCTATTTGGTGTACcgaacaaataaaaatttcaatttagagaaaaaaaaaagaatgttcttgTTAGTACTTAAAAACACAGATCTGATTATATCATCTCTCTTCTCCACAGGATGGAGCTCCAGTCCAGAACCATGAACATGGGCAAAAGCTGGGAGCTGaggaggtcataggccctagTTGGAAAGCTCCTCCTGTTGTTTTTGTGAAATGGATATAATATACCTGTTGTATTGCCTTCTGAATAATTACTTTAATCCCATATGTTAATGCTAATACTGGCTGTGTTCAGAagagcttctttttgcagtaggcAGCAGTAGCTGCAGAGAGAGACTCATGACTGTCGGTCAAAGCCCTGATATTAAGTGACTACTGGATGCTCAGCCATGAATGGGACTGCTATAGTGCACTGCCCAAGGTTCAGGGAGCGCTGTggaaaagagagcagagaaactgTCAAAACCAGAGGATGAGGGCAAAGTGTGGAAAACGCCATCTTTTCATCATAGCCTTCATCTTAGTTAAGCTTCTAccactatgataaaataccatgaacaaggcaacttataaaagcaaGTGTTTAATTTGGCTTCTggtttcagagggtcagagtccaAGATGGCACACAAAGGGACAGCTGAGAGCTCTCCTCTTGTCCTCTTGATTCTAAAAtgtgagccagagagagagagagagagagagagagagagagagagagaggaagagagacagagacagagacagagacagagacagagacagagaaacagagagagcaagTGAGCACTGGGCATCAcaggagtcttttgaaacctcaaactccacacccagtggcatacttcctccaacaagaccaaatCTCCTAATCctctccaaacagttccaccaactggggaccaagtatttaaatatgtaagcctgtggggccattctcgttcaaaccaccacacatgacACTTTTGAACTCATAGCAACTGTAATTGCCTATACAAAACCTACATAACATCAACATCCTGTCTGGGGACTGAGGAAAGTCCAGGAGAGCAATTAATGGttgctgagagagaaagaggaatttcttcagtggtgtaaccATTGGTAAGGGGCATAGGTTCCTTTAAACAGACTTTCATCCAACCTTAGCATGTAGGACAACTCAGAAAAGTATAGTGAATGGATGGAATCTACTGTATGATAAAAATGCCACAAACACCATTTAGTTGCCGTCAATaagaaatttacttatttttttaaaaatccaaacgcTGGCATTGTCCAGAAAATTTTAACAGGTTTATTAATAATTGTTATAAAGTTGAACTGTTGAAATCTATTCGCTGAAACATTTTGCTTGCATTAATGCTTTACATcttgcatttatattaaaaactcacacacaaatgaacgTGGAGAAACTGCCAATACCTAATTCTGTCCCCTATGTTTCCACTCACAATCATATACTTAGGTACCTTCGacctcatgaaaaaaaaaaaaaaacattcagaacTACTGATAATcgaagaggaggaaaaaatttttttatgagAATGAAATATTTCCCCTCATAGCGGACTCTCAAGCATGCTCTCCACTTACGCGGCGAGCTAGCTGGATATCTTTTGGCACAATTGTTACACATTTGGCATGGATaacacacaggttggtatctaaAAAGGCCAACCACATAGGCCTCACTTGCCTCCTGCAAAGCACCAATAGCTGCACTCTGGAAGTGCAAATCTCTTTTGAAATCCTGAAAGGGAGTTCAATGGACTTCTGCTAGCATCTGGTTTCAGAGCGCCACAGTACCAGGCTTCTAACGATGAGATTTCTTCATCCCTCCAGTAGAGGGCGCACTCTTGTGAGCAGCTTTCGTAGCCAATTGTTTACTGGGTGCTTTACCACCATCGGTGGATTTGCGGAGCAGTCTGCTTTGTAGGAGCCATGGTACGAGCCTCCTTACCCCCTTTCTGCTTAGGTTGAAGCTCTGAGAGCGAGACACTGGCGTTAGGGAGTGGCCGTGGCTCAGCGAAGGCTGCAAACACCAAGTAGACTTGTTCTAATGCAGCAGTCTCTggaggtatacacacacacacacacacacacacacacacacacacacacacagagggagagggggaggggggaggggggagggggagggattgATTTTGATTCTCTCTGGCTGGTGGCCGAGGGGAAGGGAGGGCCACAAATagtaatgttattattttatgtactaTTAAACACATAGAAGAAATTTAAGTCTAAATGCTTTTAAGTTCTCTTATAATCCTTGAAATTCACAtaccactggggggggggggggaggcaactGAGATGGAATCTACGGTTGACACTTTCACAGTTTCTGAGTTGTCCTAATAACATTATGAGCGAGCCGCTGGAGACATAGCccagcatttaagaacacttactattcttccagaggatcagggttcagatcccaacacccacatggtggttcacaactctcggtaactccaattccaggagattcccatgctctcttctgacttccccTGTCACTGAACACACatgttgtatatacatatattcagacatatatacacataaaatgagtaatttgaaagaaaagaatgtcTAGGAGCAGCAGAGAAGCCTGGCACAGGAACACTACCAGGCTGAAGTCCCAGCAGAAAGGACGCTGAAACTAGAGGAAAGTATCCCCAAGAACAGCCAGGATGCTATAACAAGGTAGcgtctcagaaacaaaataacaacaaaattacagCAGGAGAAAAAAGTGAACTAACTTTAGATCCAGTGAGTCTTATGCCAAGGATGCTTAAGAAACAGGCTCTAAAAAACAGGAAATATTACATGCAAACTGTTTATTTGGGGagtcatagcaataaaaaaatgaGAGATGGCCAGTCTTCTGTAGCATAGGAATAGTAAGCTATGGAGCTTTTATAATGAGCATCTTTCAGAGAATATTTAGGAAATAAATCATAATCTGGAATATGTTTGATATAGTTGtaactcacatttaaaaattcaagattATGATGTAATTGTTACCTCagcactttatatatttttgctgAAATGCAACAGCGTTTTTGTTATTGTActgttatttatttgtattgtatAAACAAGTTggcttcattatgacattttcacgCATGCTTGTGATGTATTTAGATCATGTTCATACACATTCTTTTTACCCTTTCTGCTGCTAAGCCCCCGCGCTGACTAGTTTCCTATACAAAAGGTTCCCTATgcttttacattgttttaaaaatctagattCGGCATATAAGAAAAGATATGCAacatctgtctttctgagtctgacaGATTTTACTTACCATGAGGATTTCAAATTCTATCCATTTCCTTGTCTATGACATAATgtcattcttctttatggctgaataaaacttCATATCTTACTTTATTTAGCCATTTGCCCAGTAATGGGCACAGGGCTGATTCCATACCTGGACTATAATAATAGTTCCATGATAAACATGGGTGTGAAACACAACACAATTTTAGTATAGTTgattgtgagtgtgagtgtgagtgtggtgtgtgtacgtgtgtgtgagagggtatgtgtagaggccagaggagggcatctgaCATCCTCCTCCATCACCCCCTGCCTTTGAGGCAGGCTCCCTCCCTGAACTCAGAGTGCTTGTTTattaggcgccataagaacctcgccccaagatggcgaacctcgccccaagatggtgatggccacccgagggccgagtgataaacaagtccttattaggtgtgaaggctgtgcttcaaggtggcctgaccTTACGCAagcgtcacgagcctatggagagatgatacgtggcatgagttcatgggctcctggcagggtttataagctgcgcccgggaagggatggggactcgccatcttgactaccaactgctaagcatcctgagtaaactgctgtgtgaaggaaccggttgttccgtgtcttagttcctgctggtcagggttggcgcggcacacTTGTTTTCATCAAGGCTGACAGCCAGCCccagcagtcctcctgtctcctcctacaCACAGCAGTGGGTTTCCAGAATTGAGGCCATGCCCAGCTTATTCcataggtgctgggatctgagctcAGATCCTCACAGTAGTACGAAAAGCACTCTTACACacagaaccatctttccagccccccagTAACAGCAGTTTTCAAGTGAAGCACCCGCTCCTCTGTTTTGATTTTGAAGTAAATATTTCCATCACCCAAAATGCTGACAtataagaaaaactttaaaaataaacaataagctACTCTTAGTTCTATTTCCTACGGAAGTAGGTGTTGTGTAAGCAGGGGTGACATTTTGGTTCATGTGGTGTGAAGTATATCTGACCCATTCACAATGTTTGATACACGCTGGGCGTGTGCTGGTAGACTCGCCCAGCATTCCAGACTGCAATTTTCCCCTCATTAAACAGCATCTCCCCATTCCCCACACCCCAGCACCTGACaagcatcatttattttatttcctgtcaaataaatgaaatcatagcagacctgttctttctcttctggctccttcaattAGTTTAATGTATTTTCTCTGCTGAGTGACTTGTTAAAGCCATTTTGAAAACATGAGCCCCCTACCCTTTTCTTCAGGATTCCTGACTTGATTCCATTGGTTTACACGTCTGGTACCACACACTATTTTTATTACCATAGCTttgtaatgaattttaaaatcaggaaatatgagcctcccccccccccaatttgttCTTTTCCAAGTTTGTTTTGGCTGTTTGGATCCTTTGAGAAGTCAGGTAAATCTCGGGGaacatttttaagtttctggATAAAAGATTGCTGGGATTTTGTCAGAGTTTCCTGGACTCTGTAGATTACTTTGGGTAGTTGTGACATCTTAATGATATTAAAGGTTCTGATCCAGAGCACAACATTTTTATACACTTGTTTATAAcgtctttatttttatcttcagaaGTGTTTTTTGAAGTTTTATCTGCAATACACTCACTTTCTCCCCTTAACGTACGGTGAACATTTTCTATATCTTTAAATAAATTCTCAGaaattttaaagatgattttgATGGTCACATGGCAACTCATCGAGCACgtttcataatttatttaattaacttACTATTTGGACATTTCTTTTATATCTAACTTTTAGATAAGCTGCCACTTCTTTGCATGTACCTTAAACCATTTCCTTCAGACAGATTTTAGAGGTGTACATATTAAATCAAAGGAATGAGGactgaactttttaaaatatacatcaaCAGCCAgccggtggtggcacacgcctttaatgccagcactcaggaggcagaggcaggtagagctctgagttcgaggtcagcctggtctacataatgagttctaggtcagctagggatacacagagaaaccctgtcctcgaaaaacaaacaaacaaaatacatcaacaagggctggagaaataacCAGCAGTTAAGAACCCTGGATTTTCTTCCTGAGGACTCAATTCCAGTACATGCACAGTGACTCAGAGCTATTtgtgactccagtttcaagggatacAACCTCCATTTTCTGACTACTGTAAGCATTGTGATACATGTACATAGATCCAAGCCAAATGCTcagacacataattttttttattataaataaataaataataaaaaatatacatcaATGGTGCCTTGTTTGGGTGCAAAGTCCTGTTTTTGTTTCTCCTGCTCATTTATAAATCtcaaattcataatttttaaaagacaaggatGTGACCAGGCTTATAACTCAatcaagttattattattattattattattattattattattattattggatcaGTTAACTTTGCTCAGGGAAAATAATTTTCAGTATGCCACCCAGGTGGTAAGAGTCCCTGCAGCTTCCCCAGAGGTAGTTCCCAAGGCCAAGGGGAAGGAGACGTTCGCTGGTGGCAGCTGTAGGTTAATCTTAGCTATCAAAATTAGCCGAGTGGGTCAGCTGACACCTGCTGGTAGAGATAGGACGCTAAGAAGCATGTTGCATTTCTCTGGACAGTCCCATACATCAGAATGTTTCAGCCAGAATGTCGACCTTGTGCCGAGGTTGAGAGGCCTTGCTTTAAAGAGCATGAGGTACCTGTTGCTGTTGGGGGGGGTGGTCTAGGGAACAGGAGGAGAGGGTCCAGCCCCTTTAGCCAGTGCACTCACTACAGGACAATCAGGGTTTAGGTTGTATGATTCCAAATGTCCTTCTTACAGGTTGTTATCGTGCATTTGTCGGCAGCTCGAACAAACTGATGTTTTGCTGCGAAGTCTGTGCAAATAGAAATGTGTAAAATGGCTGCGAGCCACCCTGTGAACCCCAAGACTAAAAGTCTCCTGCCTTTGCTGAGCGAGGCATGGGGAGGTGGCCCAAGCAGATGGGCTTGGTCTCacactgggtgggggtgggggaggacagAACTGAAGTGTCTAAATTTAGCGTTTCCTTTGTCCCATGGGTTCTTTAGTTCCTAGCTCGTCAGCACAAagcatataaaaagaaagaaagaaagttctttttgttgttgttgttattttttcaagatttttccGTGTAACAACCCTGCCTTTCCTGGAATTCATTTTTGTAAACCAGACtgtcctggccttgaactcacacagatcctcccctgcctgtctctgccctctaaTCTCccagcctgcttctgtctccagagtaCAGGACAGAGGAGAACCCTGTTGGACTCCCCTCATCCTGTGGAGAAGGTACATTCACCCCAGTGGCCCCCACCTTCCACTTTTTCAGGACCGTTAACTATATTGCATTGTTAGTTTATGACGTTGTTTTGAAACTGTAAAAGGTAGCTAAAACATTTCATTACAAATGTTAACGAGTTAAGCATCTTTGCTCTATTTCAGTTTTTCCCAAATCAGCTTCATTTAAAGGCTGGAGCGGCGTCAAGTGACCCTTTTAACCAGGTCAATGATTCGTCATCCATTCGAAAGCTCTGGAGAGTCtaagagaaaacatacaataaCCCACACCTCCCCCACAGTCATTatatagaaaagagagagaaaaaagtgcCCTGTCCCACCGCGGGCCCCTTTTGTGCAGTTCCTGCCAACGCAGCAGACCTCCTGCTATATAGACCCTGCTCCCAGCCCCACTCACCCAACAGAACCATCCCATCCGACCTGCAAACACCAGCCATGGGGAAGGTGAG
Proteins encoded:
- the LOC117705391 gene encoding gamma-crystallin D; translated protein: MGKITFYEDRGFQGRHYECSTDHSNLQPYFSRCNSVRVDSGCWMLYEQPNFTGCQYFLRRGDYPDYQQWMGFSDSIRSCRLIPHAGSHRIRLYEREEYRGQMVEFTEDCPSLQDRVHFNEIYSLNVLEGCWVLYELPNYRGRQYLLRPGEYRRYHDWGAMNARVGSLRRVMDFY